A stretch of the Lolium perenne isolate Kyuss_39 chromosome 3, Kyuss_2.0, whole genome shotgun sequence genome encodes the following:
- the LOC127340434 gene encoding uncharacterized protein encodes MAAGGVEEAENTFLLKSSDGAEFLVSDLEASQSRTIHRQIECMVFQRQKAYGLKDSAIHLGVKSNILSKAVEYIKKHLESDASGGGTWGVKFVDVDHETLCDFIIASDYLCIQGLLELASHTLKNKIKGKSPQEIRTMFNITSGSPLQQDEEDVDGLCATMAMLNDCDFEAHANRDLTLEEKSLKALDIVRRQEFTDYDPKLNDFMCTRLCLFNMAFFDIDEESTIGRGQLLHPWHELIEEESINVISLKICESDVGFPINLFGTVIARDEVDYKCVYLFRREVDDPQFITSPDDMLALTDPRRGLVASDKIYFEINLKIKTDSGAIKDFSKGLLVFNSVCLSEDEQSRTSCLTSWLSDVELTCAHVLDPMEATIAINLLKGQCNISRVEAWTTENSEDHMILYENKAAGTQIVINDGGTVPLTRRVVAVPLDEKVVLSLVGDDESEPLVLTLGQTDEVQACKMGCGELQVKIAWTAISERRKYNKWEFVGDELLML; translated from the exons ATGGCGGCCGGGGGAGTTGAGGAGGCGGAGAACACTTTCTTGTTGAAGAGCTCCGACGGAGCGGAGTTCCTGGTGTCCGATCTTGAGGCAAGTCAGTCCAGGACAATCCACAGACAGATCGAGTGCATGGTCTTCCAGAGGCAGAAGGCATACGGCCTCAAAGACTCGGCCATCCATCTTGGCGTCAAAAGCAATATTCTTTCCAAAGCAGTTGAATACATCAAGAAGCACTTAGAATCTGATGCCTCCGGCGGCGGCACCTGGGGCGTGAAGTTCGTCGATGTCGACCACGAGACCCTCTGCGATTTCATAATT GCTTCGGACTACCTTTGCATCCAAGGACTCCTTGAACTGGCCAGCCACACTCTTAAGAATAAGATCAAGGGGAAATCGCCCCAGGAGATTCGTACGATGTTCAATATTACGAGTGGCTCCCCTCTACAACAGGATGAAGAAGATGTTGATGGATTGTGCGCTACCATG GCTATGTTGAACGATTGTGATTTTGAGGCTCATGCGAACCGTGACCTCACATTGGAGGAAAAGTCTTTAAAGGCTCTTGACATAGTTCGTCGCCAAGAGTTCACTGATTATGACCCCAAACTCAATGATTTTATGTGTACACGATTATGCTTGTTCAACATGGCCTTCTTTGACATCGACGAAGAGT CTACGATCGGCCGTGGGCAGCTCCTTCATCCATGGCACGAGTTAATTGAGGAAGAATCCATCAATGTCATTTCCTTGAAGATATGTGAATCGGATGTAGGCTTCCCGATCAACTTATTTGGTACTGTCATTGCAAGGGATGAAGTCGATTATAAATGTGTTTATCTGTTTAGACGTGAAGTAGATGATCCCCAGTTCATCACCTCGCCG GATGATATGTTAGCTTTGACGGATCCGCGTCGAGGGCTTGTTGCGTCAGATAAAATTTATTTCGAGATCAATCTAAAGATTAAGACTGATAGTGGAGCAATTAAAGATTTTAGCAAAGGACTTCTGGTTTTTAATAGTGTTTGTCTCAGTGAGGATGAACAGTCCAGGACGAGTTGTCTAACCAGTTGGCTGAGTGATGTGGAATTGACATGTGCACACGTTCTAGATCCCATGGAAGCTACCATTGCAATCAATTTGTTGAAGGGGCAATGTAATATTTCAAGAGTGGAAGCTTGGACTACTGAAAACAGCGAGGATCACATGATTCTTTATGAAAATAAAGCAGCAGGCACTCAGATAGTAATCAATGACGGTGGTACTGTTCCGTTAACGCGTCGTGTAGTAGCTGTTCCGCTTGATGAAAAGGTGGTGCTTTCTCTTGTTGGGGATGACGAAAGTGAACCCCTTGTGCTCACGCTGGGGCAGACTGATGAAGTGCAGGCTTGCAAGATGGGTTGCGGCGAATTGCAGGTCAAAATTGCTTGGACAGCTATATCGGAGAGACGGAAATATAACAAGTGGGAGTTCGTCGGGGATGAGCTCCTGATGTTGTAA
- the LOC127345820 gene encoding protein LONG AFTER FAR-RED 3 yields MPAQRALLAAGAAALAAVAAFFLLPGPAPRLPWTPRGRFADMILANATIYTADLARPFGAAMAVRGGRVLHVGTYESVKEFRGKHTFELNLSGNVVLPGFIDSHVHLIDGGLQLARVPLRGVRSKDVFISRVKDAVRDKHPGQWVRGGGWNNDFWGGDFPIAAWLDDISPDNPVWLTRMDGHMGVANSLAIKIAGIDKNTNDPVGGTIVRTTEREPNGLLVDAAMKLVLDVIPDVSLTERRESLLRASRHALMRGVTTVVDVGSYFPGMSEKQPWQDFSDIYEWAQSMGKMMIRVCLFFPLPTWSRVSDLIHKKGRLISEWIHVGGVKAFLDGSLGSSSALFYEPYKDDLGSFGLQLIDMDVLLNATLESDKSGLQIAIHAIGDKANDMLLDMLDEIVNLNGVRDRRFRVEHAQHLAPSAAKRFGEHNTIASVQPDHLLDDADSAGKKIGVERAERSSYLFRSLSAGGAHLAFGSDWPVSDINPLQAIKTAMFRKPPGWEVPWMSAECLPLDDSLKAHTISAAHACFLDPVLGSLAEGKYADFVVLPSTSWKEFADDIPGHVLATYVNGKKAYP; encoded by the exons ATGCCCGCCCAGAGAGCTCtcctcgccgccggcgccgcggcgctcgccgccgtcgccgccttctTCCTCCTGCCCGGCCCCGCTCCCCGCCTCCCAT GGACGCCGCGGGGTCGCTTCGCTGACATGATACTGGCCAACGCCACCATATACACGGCCGACCTCGCCCGCCCTTTCGGCGCCGCCATGGCCGTCCGCGGCGGCCGCGTGCTCCACGTCGGCACCTACGAGTCCGTTAAG GAATTCAGGGGTAAGCACACGTTTGAGCTGAATCTTAGCGGGAATGTTGTTTTACCGGGATTTATCGACTCCCATGTGCACCTAATCGACGGTGGCCTGCAG TTGGCGAGGGTGCCGCTCCGAGGGGTTAGAAGCAAAGACGTCTTCATCAGCAGGGTGAAGGACGCCGTCAGAG ATAAACATCCTGGTCAGTGGGTGCGAGGAGGAGGCTGGAACAATGATTTTTGGGGTGGTGATTTCCCCATTGCTGCTTGGTTAGATGATATATCTCCTGATAATCCA GTGTGGCTCACACGCATGGATGGTCATATGGGAGTAGCTAATTCGTTGGCTATCAAGATTGCTGGGATTGACAAAAACACAAATGATCCAGTTGGTGGAACTATTGTAAGAACAACTGAAAGAG AGCCCAATGGTCTTCTAGTTGATGCTGCTATGAAGCTTGTATTGGATGTGATTCCAGATGTCTCTTTAACTGAAAGAAGAGAGTCTCTCCTCAGAGCAAGTAGACACGCCCTAATGAGAGGGGTGACTACTGTTGTTGATGTTGGAAGTTACTTCCCTGGAATGTCAGAAAAGCAACCTTGGCAAGATTTTTCAG ATATCTATGAATGGGCTCAATCCATGGGAAAGATGATGATCAGAGTCTGCTTATTTTTCCCATTGCCCACATGGTCTCGTGTTTCT GATCTAATCCATAAAAAAGGCCGATTGATAAGCGAATGGATTCATGTAGGTGGTGTTAAAGCTTTTCTTGATGGTTCCCTGGGTTCCTCAAGCGCACTATTCTATGAG CCTTATAAGGATGACCTCGGCAGTTTTGGTCTCCAGTTGATAGATATGGATGTTCTACTCAACGCAACATTGGAATCGGACAAATCAGGACTTCAG ATTGCCATACATGCAATTGGCGATAAAGCTAACGATATGCTGTTGGATATGCTCGATGAGATTGTTAATTTGAATGGAGTGAGGGACCGCAGGTTCCGG GTTGAGCATGCTCAGCATCTGGCCCCAAGTGCGGCAAAGCGCTTTGGAGAACATAATACCATTGCATCCGTGCAG CCAGATCATTTGTTGGATGATGCAGACTCTGCTGGGAAGAAGATCGGGGTAGAACGAGCTGAGCGGAGTTCTTATTTGTTTCGATCACTGTCAGCTGGTGGTGCACATCTGGCTTTTGGCTCCGACTGGCCT GTTTCAGATATCAATCCATTACAAGCCATTAAAACTGCAATGTTCCGTAAGCCACCTGGATGGGAGGTACCTTGGATGTCGGCAGAATGCTTGCCCCTAGATGACTCCTTGAAAGC GCATACCATATCTGCTGCCCACGCCTGCTTCCTCGACCCTGTTCTGGGCAGCCTCGCCGAAGGGAAATATGCCGATTTCGTGGTCCTGCCGTCTACCTCGTGGAAGGAGTTTGCCGATGATATACCGGGGCATGTCCTGGCGACGTACGTGAACGGCAAAAAAGCATATCCGTGA